From Nitrobacter sp. NHB1, a single genomic window includes:
- a CDS encoding ComEA family DNA-binding protein: protein MRYFTLASITAAALALGLLASTPSMAQSTQPAAKSDRMAPAGKMAPADKMAPAKSDAAKLDINTATKEELMAFKGIGDKYSDKIIAGRPYAKKDQLVSKKILPEATYKKIAGQIIASQPK, encoded by the coding sequence ATGCGCTATTTCACGCTCGCCTCGATCACCGCCGCCGCGCTTGCGCTCGGCCTGCTCGCCTCCACGCCGTCGATGGCTCAGTCGACCCAGCCCGCCGCCAAATCCGACAGGATGGCGCCGGCGGGAAAAATGGCGCCCGCCGACAAGATGGCGCCCGCCAAGTCCGACGCGGCCAAACTCGACATCAACACCGCGACCAAGGAAGAACTGATGGCGTTCAAAGGCATCGGCGATAAGTATTCCGACAAAATCATTGCCGGCCGTCCCTACGCCAAGAAGGACCAACTTGTCTCGAAGAAAATCCTGCCCGAAGCGACCTACAAGAAGATCGCCGGCCAGATTATCGCCTCGCAGCCGAAGTAG
- a CDS encoding TadE/TadG family type IV pilus assembly protein, translating to MSRIWSCIRVSAVALRRDSRGVAAIEFAMIVPLMLVMLFGTIDVSSGVAVKRKVTLVAKTLSDLTSQSTGVGDADITNFLAASYGIMWPYPSAPIQATISELYIDPATSVARVQWSKGSSPRGTGSPVDIPPGLIGKDSSNKTLPNQYLIYSEVSYLYQPIVGYVMAKAGVTLSDTAYTRPRQLACVHYNEPTSNPCPTN from the coding sequence ATGTCCCGCATCTGGTCATGCATCAGGGTTTCAGCGGTCGCGCTGCGGCGTGATTCCCGCGGCGTTGCCGCGATCGAATTTGCGATGATCGTGCCGCTGATGCTGGTGATGCTGTTCGGGACCATCGATGTTTCGTCGGGCGTGGCGGTCAAGCGCAAGGTCACGCTGGTCGCGAAGACGTTGTCCGACCTGACGTCTCAATCCACCGGGGTCGGCGACGCGGATATCACCAATTTCCTCGCCGCCAGCTATGGCATCATGTGGCCCTATCCGTCGGCGCCCATCCAGGCCACGATTTCGGAGCTGTACATCGATCCGGCAACCTCGGTCGCGCGGGTGCAATGGAGCAAGGGGTCGTCGCCACGAGGCACGGGATCGCCAGTCGATATTCCGCCGGGCCTCATCGGCAAGGATTCGTCGAACAAAACGCTTCCCAATCAGTACCTGATCTACAGCGAGGTCAGCTATCTCTACCAGCCGATCGTCGGCTACGTCATGGCGAAAGCCGGCGTGACGCTGAGCGACACCGCCTATACGCGGCCGCGTCAGTTGGCCTGCGTGCATTATAACGAGCCGACGTCAAACCCTTGCCCGACAAACTGA
- a CDS encoding DsbE family thiol:disulfide interchange protein — MTDPAIPAAPKRRWLMALPLVLFAALALLFWFRLGDTDISRIPSALIGHAAPKTTLPPLSGLVADGKPVPGLDPAALKGKVSLVNVWASWCVPCHGEAPLLTALAKDRRLQFIGINYKDAPDNARRFLGRYGNPYDIVGVDDNGRASIEWGVYGVPETFLVGRDGTIVYKLVGAITPDNIDAVLKPEIDKALKAGS; from the coding sequence ATGACCGACCCTGCAATTCCCGCCGCGCCGAAACGACGCTGGCTGATGGCGCTGCCGCTGGTGCTCTTTGCCGCGCTGGCGCTGCTGTTCTGGTTCCGGCTCGGCGACACCGACATTTCGCGAATCCCCTCGGCGCTGATCGGCCATGCCGCGCCCAAAACCACGCTGCCGCCACTGTCCGGCCTCGTCGCGGATGGCAAGCCGGTACCGGGCCTCGACCCCGCGGCGTTGAAGGGCAAGGTCAGTCTGGTCAACGTCTGGGCGTCCTGGTGCGTCCCCTGCCACGGCGAGGCGCCGCTTCTGACCGCACTCGCCAAGGACCGGCGGCTGCAATTCATCGGCATCAACTACAAGGACGCGCCGGACAACGCCCGTCGGTTCCTCGGCCGCTACGGCAATCCGTACGATATCGTCGGCGTCGACGACAACGGCCGCGCCTCGATCGAATGGGGCGTCTACGGCGTGCCCGAGACCTTCCTGGTCGGGCGCGACGGCACTATCGTCTACAAGCTGGTCGGAGCGATCACGCCCGACAATATCGACGCGGTGCTGAAGCCGGAAATCGACAAGGCGCTGAAGGCGGGCTCCTGA
- a CDS encoding DEAD/DEAH box helicase translates to MERNHLLPSFQDFGLADPITRALAEENYLTPTPIQAQTIPLALTGRDIIGIAQTGTGKTAAFALPILHRLLQNRIKPQPKSCRVLVLSPTRELSGQILESFNAYGRHLRLTSALAIGGVPMGRQVRSVMQGVEVMVATPGRLLDLVQSNGLKLGQVEFLVLDEADRMLDMGFIHDIRKVVAKLPVKRQTLFFSATMPKDIAELAEQMLRDPARVAVTPVASTVDRIAQRIIQVDHASKPAFLAQLLKQEPVNRALIFTRTKHGADKVVKSLAKSGIRSDAIHGNKSQNHRERVLAAFRTGEIRTLVATDIAARGIDVDGISHVVNFDLPNVPETYVHRIGRTARAGADGAAISLVAGAEEMAYLRDIEKLIRVALPREDRRTPGQREAAPAHQQHRAGRPAPHGHATRAGDAAPGAKGPRRRSRYGKGAPQTNRPEGGRHEPSRSSQGGKAEGMQGVAFLHRQSRPARSKPNQRPQR, encoded by the coding sequence ATGGAAAGAAACCACCTTTTGCCCTCCTTTCAGGATTTCGGCCTTGCCGATCCCATTACACGTGCGCTCGCGGAAGAAAACTATCTGACGCCCACGCCCATCCAGGCTCAAACCATTCCTCTTGCCCTTACCGGGCGCGACATCATCGGAATCGCCCAGACCGGCACCGGAAAGACCGCGGCCTTCGCGCTCCCGATCCTGCATCGCCTGCTGCAGAACCGCATCAAGCCACAGCCGAAGAGCTGCCGGGTGCTGGTGCTCAGCCCCACGCGCGAACTTTCGGGCCAGATCCTCGAGAGCTTCAACGCCTACGGCCGCCACCTGCGCCTGACCTCGGCTCTCGCGATCGGCGGCGTTCCGATGGGGCGTCAGGTCCGCTCGGTCATGCAAGGCGTCGAGGTCATGGTCGCCACACCGGGCCGCCTGCTCGACCTCGTTCAAAGCAACGGGTTGAAGCTCGGTCAGGTCGAATTTCTCGTGCTGGACGAAGCCGATCGTATGCTCGACATGGGCTTCATCCATGACATCCGCAAAGTCGTCGCCAAGCTGCCGGTCAAACGGCAGACGCTGTTTTTCTCGGCCACCATGCCGAAGGACATCGCGGAACTCGCCGAGCAGATGTTGCGCGATCCGGCACGCGTCGCTGTGACGCCGGTCGCCTCGACCGTGGACCGTATCGCCCAGCGCATCATCCAGGTCGATCATGCCAGCAAGCCCGCGTTTCTGGCTCAGCTTCTGAAGCAGGAACCGGTCAACCGCGCGCTGATTTTCACGCGAACCAAGCATGGCGCCGACAAGGTCGTGAAGAGCCTCGCCAAGTCCGGCATCAGGTCCGATGCGATCCACGGCAACAAATCGCAGAACCACCGCGAGCGCGTGCTGGCGGCCTTCCGGACCGGAGAGATCCGGACACTGGTTGCGACCGATATCGCGGCGCGCGGCATCGACGTCGACGGCATCAGCCACGTCGTCAACTTCGACCTTCCGAACGTTCCCGAGACCTACGTCCATCGCATCGGCCGCACCGCGCGCGCAGGCGCCGATGGCGCCGCGATCTCGCTGGTCGCCGGAGCCGAAGAAATGGCCTATCTCCGCGATATCGAAAAGTTGATTCGCGTGGCGCTGCCGAGAGAAGATCGCCGGACACCGGGGCAGCGCGAGGCGGCGCCGGCCCACCAGCAGCATCGCGCCGGACGCCCAGCACCCCATGGTCACGCGACCAGAGCGGGCGACGCCGCTCCCGGCGCGAAAGGTCCGCGACGCCGCAGCCGTTATGGCAAGGGGGCACCGCAAACGAACCGCCCGGAAGGCGGCCGGCACGAGCCCTCCCGTTCATCGCAGGGCGGCAAGGCCGAGGGGATGCAGGGTGTTGCCTTCCTGCACCGCCAAAGCCGGCCAGCGCGCTCGAAGCCCAATCAACGCCCTCAACGCTAG
- a CDS encoding heme ABC transporter permease codes for MTLIDLANPSRFLALAGRILPWLVAVTVFVLAIGLYQSATAPDDYQQGATVKIMFIHVPNAWLSMFVWGVMSIAALGTLVWRHPLADVAAKTAVPIGAAFTFLALLTGSLWGRPMWGTYWQWDARLTSVLVLFLMYLGLMALWRAVEDPSRAARAAAVLTLVGSINIPIIKFSVNWWNTLHQPASVLRMGGSTLDRAFLIPLLVMAIGFTLLFLTLHIAAMRNEILRRRVRTLQMLQASKSAA; via the coding sequence ATGACTCTGATCGATCTCGCCAATCCCTCCCGATTTCTCGCGCTCGCCGGCCGGATTCTGCCGTGGCTCGTGGCCGTGACCGTGTTCGTGCTGGCGATCGGTCTGTACCAGTCCGCGACCGCGCCCGACGACTACCAGCAGGGCGCGACCGTAAAAATCATGTTCATCCACGTTCCGAACGCGTGGCTGTCGATGTTCGTGTGGGGCGTGATGAGCATCGCTGCGCTGGGCACGCTGGTGTGGCGGCATCCGCTGGCCGACGTCGCGGCCAAGACCGCCGTCCCGATCGGCGCGGCGTTCACATTCCTCGCACTGTTGACGGGATCGCTGTGGGGCCGCCCGATGTGGGGCACCTACTGGCAGTGGGATGCGCGGCTGACCTCGGTGCTGGTCCTGTTCCTGATGTATCTCGGCCTGATGGCGCTGTGGCGCGCGGTCGAGGATCCGTCGCGCGCCGCCCGCGCCGCCGCGGTGCTGACGCTGGTCGGCTCGATCAATATTCCGATCATCAAGTTCTCGGTAAACTGGTGGAACACGCTGCATCAGCCGGCATCGGTTCTCCGCATGGGCGGCTCAACGCTCGACCGCGCGTTCCTGATTCCGCTGCTGGTGATGGCGATCGGATTCACGCTGCTGTTCCTGACACTGCATATCGCGGCGATGCGGAATGAAATCCTGCGCCGCCGCGTGCGCACCCTGCAGATGCTGCAAGCCAGCAAGTCGGCGGCGTGA
- a CDS encoding septation protein A, which yields MNKSQPHPLFKLATELGPLLVFFAANAKFNLFVATAAFMVAIVAAMIASYVVTRHIPLMALVTGIVVIVFGTLTLVLHDETFIKVKPTIIYALFAGVLGGGLLFGRSFIAIMFDQVFNLTPRGWQVLTLRWALFFFGMAILNEFIWRTQSTDFWVNFKVFGAVPLTMIFAMMQMPLTKRYHLEPATLEGSDASEGDVRK from the coding sequence ATGAACAAGTCACAACCGCACCCGCTGTTCAAGCTTGCAACCGAACTCGGTCCGCTGCTGGTGTTCTTTGCCGCCAACGCGAAGTTTAACCTGTTCGTCGCAACGGCTGCGTTCATGGTGGCGATCGTGGCGGCGATGATCGCGTCCTATGTGGTGACGCGACATATCCCGCTGATGGCGCTGGTCACCGGCATCGTCGTCATCGTGTTCGGCACGCTGACGCTCGTGCTACACGACGAGACCTTCATCAAGGTGAAGCCGACCATCATCTACGCCCTGTTCGCCGGCGTGCTCGGCGGCGGATTGCTGTTTGGCCGCTCCTTCATCGCGATCATGTTCGATCAGGTGTTCAACCTGACGCCGCGGGGCTGGCAGGTGTTGACGCTGCGCTGGGCACTGTTCTTTTTCGGCATGGCGATTTTGAACGAATTCATCTGGCGCACCCAGAGCACGGATTTCTGGGTCAATTTCAAGGTTTTCGGAGCGGTTCCGCTCACCATGATATTTGCGATGATGCAGATGCCGCTGACAAAACGCTATCATCTGGAGCCTGCCACGCTTGAGGGCAGCGATGCCAGCGAGGGCGATGTCAGGAAGTAG
- a CDS encoding RluA family pseudouridine synthase, with product MDTPQLSAEQIQARVLHRDGLMLVIDKPAGIPVHRGPKGGANLEASFDALRFGLPRPPVLAHRLDRDTSGCLVLGRHRKATASLGLLFKHGKISKTYWAMVEGGPTDDEGTIDIPLGRLNHERGWWQKPDPNGLPSVTKWKVLGRGVFTAPSDRFVPSLCGVETSEARPEASGAEVNNYGIASGHPPPQPSPLTEEGARKTGDIPERLTWLALEPVTGRTHQLRVHCAAMGWPIAGDNIYGTQASLRRLRNEQYIPWFGEPGLQLHAREIAIPLSRNKPPVVVTAPAPVHLHARLRACGWSGE from the coding sequence ATGGATACGCCCCAACTCAGCGCCGAACAAATCCAGGCCCGCGTGCTCCACCGCGACGGGCTGATGCTGGTGATCGACAAGCCGGCCGGCATCCCCGTGCATCGCGGCCCCAAGGGCGGCGCCAATCTCGAGGCGTCGTTCGATGCGCTGCGGTTCGGCCTGCCGCGGCCGCCGGTGCTTGCCCATCGGCTTGACCGCGACACCTCGGGCTGTCTGGTGCTCGGACGTCATCGCAAAGCAACGGCGTCGCTCGGCCTGCTGTTCAAGCACGGCAAAATTTCAAAAACCTACTGGGCCATGGTCGAGGGCGGCCCCACTGATGACGAGGGCACCATCGACATACCACTCGGACGGCTGAACCACGAACGCGGCTGGTGGCAGAAGCCGGACCCGAACGGGCTGCCGTCGGTGACGAAATGGAAAGTGCTGGGGCGCGGTGTTTTCACTGCGCCCAGCGATCGCTTCGTCCCCTCCCTTTGTGGGGTCGAAACAAGCGAAGCTCGCCCTGAGGCGTCGGGGGCGGAGGTCAACAATTACGGCATCGCATCAGGTCACCCTCCTCCCCAGCCCTCCCCCTTAACGGAGGAGGGAGCCAGAAAGACGGGGGATATCCCAGAAAGGCTGACCTGGCTGGCGCTGGAACCGGTCACCGGCCGCACCCATCAACTGCGCGTCCATTGTGCGGCGATGGGCTGGCCGATCGCCGGCGACAATATTTACGGAACGCAGGCAAGCTTACGCCGCCTGCGTAATGAACAATATATCCCGTGGTTCGGCGAACCCGGCCTGCAACTGCACGCGCGCGAGATCGCGATTCCCTTATCGAGAAACAAGCCGCCCGTTGTCGTCACCGCACCCGCGCCGGTGCATTTGCACGCGCGACTCAGGGCGTGCGGGTGGAGCGGGGAGTAA
- the infA gene encoding translation initiation factor IF-1, whose amino-acid sequence MAKEELIQFEGLVTEILPDARYRVQLDAGHEIVAYTAGKMKKNRIKTLAGDRVTIEMSPYDLEKGRLIFRHKDERPSGAPRGGPPRGGQFRRR is encoded by the coding sequence ATGGCGAAAGAAGAACTGATCCAGTTCGAAGGACTGGTCACCGAAATCCTGCCCGACGCCCGCTATCGGGTGCAGCTCGATGCCGGGCACGAAATCGTGGCCTATACTGCCGGCAAGATGAAAAAGAACCGGATCAAAACGCTGGCCGGCGATCGCGTCACCATCGAGATGTCCCCCTACGATCTCGAAAAGGGTCGCCTGATTTTCCGGCACAAGGACGAGCGCCCCAGCGGCGCACCGCGTGGCGGACCGCCGCGCGGCGGCCAGTTCCGCCGCAGGTAG
- a CDS encoding cold-shock protein, giving the protein MSMGTVKWFNATKGYGFIQPDDGGNDVFVHVSAVERAGLGTLREGQKISYEIVADRRSGKSSADNLRAAG; this is encoded by the coding sequence GTGAGCATGGGAACCGTGAAGTGGTTTAACGCGACCAAGGGCTACGGCTTCATTCAACCGGACGATGGCGGCAACGACGTGTTCGTTCACGTCAGCGCCGTTGAACGCGCCGGACTTGGAACGCTGCGTGAAGGCCAGAAGATCAGCTACGAGATCGTCGCTGATCGCCGCTCTGGCAAATCATCGGCCGACAACCTGCGGGCCGCTGGTTAA
- a CDS encoding TadE/TadG family type IV pilus assembly protein: MSPFPRLRIAAARVAGRFRGNQRGSAAVEFALVAPLFFALLFAIIETGMVFFASQSLETALQDSARTIQTGQAQIAKYDKASFKKDVVCPNVSVLFDCANGIYVDVQSYPAGFGSVAISDPITSDPVTGNNFVDSTKYDPGGPGAIVVVRLFYQWPLFVTGLGYNLANLSGSKRLLAATAAFKNEPYN, encoded by the coding sequence ATGTCGCCATTCCCCCGCCTCAGGATCGCAGCCGCAAGGGTGGCCGGGCGTTTTCGCGGCAATCAGCGCGGGTCCGCGGCGGTGGAATTCGCTCTCGTCGCACCGCTGTTCTTCGCGCTGCTGTTTGCGATCATCGAGACCGGCATGGTGTTCTTTGCGAGCCAGAGCCTGGAGACCGCGTTGCAGGACTCGGCGCGCACGATCCAGACCGGTCAGGCGCAGATCGCCAAGTACGACAAGGCGAGCTTTAAGAAAGACGTCGTCTGTCCGAATGTGAGCGTGCTGTTCGACTGCGCGAACGGCATTTATGTCGACGTCCAGAGCTACCCCGCCGGATTCGGGAGCGTGGCGATCTCCGATCCGATCACGTCCGATCCGGTCACGGGCAATAATTTCGTCGATAGCACGAAATACGACCCCGGCGGTCCGGGAGCTATCGTCGTTGTCCGCCTGTTCTATCAATGGCCGCTGTTCGTCACGGGACTTGGCTACAACCTCGCCAACCTGAGCGGCAGCAAGCGATTGCTGGCTGCGACGGCCGCCTTCAAGAACGAACCCTATAACTGA
- a CDS encoding pilus assembly protein N-terminal domain-containing protein: protein MWFKSLRGRSRVSIVGLSLATAVLLSPAAALAEVTSDPISVNVDQAKLVKLPGHIATIVVGNPLIADVTLQPGGLVVVTGKGYGATNVIAMDRAGSILVDRVIQVEGPSDRVVTVYRGVERESYSCMPVCQKRITLGDSAAYFKATMDQASNLSSQASGAPSK, encoded by the coding sequence ATGTGGTTCAAGTCCCTGCGTGGCCGTTCGCGTGTTTCGATCGTCGGCCTGTCGCTTGCAACGGCGGTTTTGCTTTCTCCGGCGGCGGCTCTCGCCGAGGTGACGAGCGATCCGATCTCGGTCAATGTGGACCAAGCGAAGCTGGTCAAGCTGCCCGGACATATCGCGACGATCGTGGTCGGTAACCCGCTGATCGCCGATGTCACCCTGCAGCCGGGCGGCCTCGTGGTCGTGACCGGAAAGGGCTACGGCGCAACCAACGTGATTGCGATGGACCGCGCCGGGAGCATTCTGGTGGATCGCGTCATTCAGGTCGAGGGACCGAGCGATCGGGTGGTGACGGTCTATCGCGGCGTGGAGCGCGAGTCGTATAGCTGTATGCCGGTTTGCCAGAAGCGCATCACCCTCGGGGACAGCGCCGCTTACTTCAAGGCGACGATGGACCAGGCCAGTAATCTGAGTTCGCAGGCCAGCGGTGCGCCCTCAAAGTAA
- the ccmD gene encoding heme exporter protein CcmD — protein MTLGPYASFIVTSYVAVAVVVAALVIWVIADYRRQKARLRDLEAAGAVRRSGRSAAEVK, from the coding sequence ATGACGCTCGGTCCCTACGCCTCCTTCATCGTCACGTCCTATGTCGCGGTCGCAGTCGTGGTCGCGGCGCTTGTTATCTGGGTAATCGCTGATTACCGCCGCCAGAAGGCGCGCCTGCGCGACCTCGAGGCCGCCGGCGCCGTCAGGCGGTCGGGACGCAGCGCTGCGGAGGTCAAATGA
- the ccmB gene encoding heme exporter protein CcmB translates to MTALAALVRRDVSVAMRVGGGALIGVLFFLTVVVLMPFAVGPDLALLRKLGPAILWIGALLASLLTLDRLFTADHDDGSLDLIVMSRTPLELACAAKALAHWLAAGLPLVAATPVLGLLLNLDATATGAVALTLLAGTPALTFTGMIGAALAVVLRRGGLLLSVLVLPLSIPVLIFGVAASNAALSGPSPFGTPFSILCALSLASLVIGPFAAAASLRHGLD, encoded by the coding sequence ATGACCGCGCTCGCCGCACTGGTTCGCCGGGACGTCAGCGTCGCGATGCGCGTCGGCGGCGGCGCGCTGATCGGCGTGCTGTTTTTCCTCACCGTCGTGGTGCTGATGCCGTTCGCGGTCGGCCCCGACCTCGCGCTCCTCAGAAAACTCGGCCCCGCGATTCTCTGGATCGGCGCGCTGCTTGCAAGCCTGCTGACGCTCGATCGCCTGTTCACCGCCGATCACGACGACGGCTCGCTCGATCTGATCGTCATGAGCCGCACACCGCTCGAACTGGCCTGCGCGGCCAAGGCCCTGGCGCACTGGCTGGCGGCGGGGCTGCCGCTGGTCGCCGCGACGCCGGTGCTGGGGCTGCTGCTCAACCTCGACGCTACCGCGACCGGCGCCGTGGCACTGACGCTGCTGGCGGGAACGCCGGCGCTCACTTTCACCGGCATGATCGGCGCCGCGCTCGCCGTCGTCCTGCGCCGCGGAGGCCTGTTGCTCTCGGTGCTGGTTCTGCCGCTGTCGATTCCGGTGCTGATTTTCGGCGTCGCCGCGTCCAATGCCGCGCTATCCGGACCATCGCCGTTCGGCACGCCGTTCTCGATTCTGTGCGCGCTGTCGCTGGCAAGCCTGGTGATCGGCCCGTTCGCCGCCGCGGCGAGCCTGCGGCATGGGCTGGATTGA
- the ftsY gene encoding signal recognition particle-docking protein FtsY — MSDSTDDKPKQSWWRRLSGGLKRTSTSLGTAVADLVTKRKLDRAMLDDIEDVLLRADLGTAVAERIAAAVGEGRYDKAISADEVKAVVATEVEKVLASVAKPLVVDQTHKPFVILVVGVNGSGKTTTIGKLAAKLSAEGRRVMMAAGDTFRAAAIDQLKVWGERTGSPVVAGAQGSDSASLAFNALTEARDDRRDVLLIDTAGRLQNKAELMNELEKMVRVIRRVDASAPHVVLLVLDATVGQNALSQVEAFHRIAGVTGLVMTKLDGTARGGILVALAEKHKLPVHFIGVGEGVDDLAPFTAHDFAKAIAGIET, encoded by the coding sequence ATGAGCGACAGCACCGACGACAAACCGAAACAGAGCTGGTGGCGCAGGCTGTCCGGCGGCCTCAAGCGAACCTCGACTTCGCTCGGCACGGCGGTGGCCGATCTCGTCACCAAGCGCAAGCTCGACCGCGCAATGCTCGACGACATCGAGGACGTGCTGCTGCGCGCCGATCTCGGAACCGCGGTAGCGGAACGGATCGCGGCGGCCGTCGGCGAGGGGCGCTACGACAAGGCGATCTCCGCCGATGAGGTGAAGGCTGTCGTCGCGACCGAAGTGGAAAAGGTTCTCGCGTCGGTGGCTAAACCGCTGGTCGTCGATCAGACGCACAAGCCCTTCGTCATCCTGGTGGTCGGCGTCAACGGCTCCGGCAAGACCACCACTATCGGCAAGCTCGCGGCGAAGTTGTCCGCCGAAGGGCGCAGGGTGATGATGGCGGCCGGCGACACCTTTCGCGCCGCAGCGATCGATCAATTGAAGGTCTGGGGCGAGCGGACCGGATCGCCTGTCGTTGCGGGCGCACAAGGATCGGATTCTGCGAGCCTTGCGTTCAATGCGCTGACGGAGGCGCGCGACGACAGGCGCGACGTGCTACTGATCGACACTGCCGGCCGGTTGCAGAACAAGGCGGAACTGATGAACGAACTCGAAAAGATGGTTCGCGTCATCCGCAGGGTCGACGCGTCGGCCCCGCATGTGGTGCTGCTGGTGCTCGATGCCACCGTCGGACAGAACGCGCTGTCGCAAGTCGAGGCGTTTCATCGCATCGCCGGCGTCACCGGCCTCGTGATGACCAAGCTGGACGGCACCGCGCGCGGCGGCATTCTGGTGGCGCTGGCGGAAAAGCATAAGCTGCCGGTGCATTTCATCGGCGTCGGCGAGGGGGTCGACGATCTCGCGCCGTTCACCGCGCACGATTTCGCAAAGGCGATCGCGGGGATCGAGACGTGA
- the ccmA gene encoding heme ABC exporter ATP-binding protein CcmA, protein MKLSGHGLRCVRGGREVFSGLDVAAESGRAVAITGPNGAGKTSLLRLLAGLLAMEGGSIDLEGGDGDLTLPEQAHYLGHRDALKPALSVSENLSFWREFLGGASRASAPDAAQSLAAVGLDHVAHLPAAYLSAGQRRRLSIARLLAVKRPVWLLDEPTSALDVAGQDAFAAIMTGHLGGGGIILAATHTPLGIAARELRIGGTT, encoded by the coding sequence ATGAAACTTTCAGGGCACGGCTTGCGGTGCGTACGAGGCGGACGGGAGGTGTTTTCCGGCCTCGATGTGGCGGCGGAGTCCGGCCGGGCGGTGGCGATCACCGGGCCCAACGGCGCCGGGAAAACCTCCCTGCTGCGGCTGCTGGCGGGACTCCTGGCGATGGAGGGCGGGTCGATCGACCTTGAGGGCGGCGATGGCGACCTGACGCTGCCCGAGCAGGCGCATTACCTTGGCCATCGCGACGCCCTGAAACCCGCGCTCAGCGTCAGCGAAAACCTGTCGTTCTGGCGGGAGTTTCTCGGCGGCGCGTCGCGCGCATCGGCCCCCGATGCCGCGCAATCGCTCGCGGCGGTCGGGCTCGATCATGTCGCGCATCTGCCGGCCGCCTATCTCTCGGCGGGACAGCGGCGACGGCTGTCGATCGCGCGGCTGCTGGCGGTGAAGCGCCCGGTCTGGCTGCTGGACGAACCAACCTCGGCGCTCGACGTCGCCGGCCAAGACGCTTTCGCCGCCATCATGACCGGCCACCTTGGGGGCGGCGGCATCATTCTGGCTGCGACACACACGCCGCTGGGCATCGCCGCGCGGGAACTGCGGATCGGGGGGACGACGTGA